A DNA window from Allokutzneria albata contains the following coding sequences:
- a CDS encoding response regulator transcription factor: MRLLIIEDEPDLATGLKAGLTHAGYAVDIAPTGRAGLEKTCTHSYDLVVLDLNLPDADGLDLCRRILAEQVEQPPRILMLTARGGLADRVRGLDHGADDYLVKPFALAELLARVRVLLRRDVYAGGCVQRLGDLELDTARGTVSRAGTPLSLTRKEFGVLRYLMTRPGHVVSAEDLLEHVWDEHANPFTETVRVTVGTLRRKVTVPDGPPLIETVVGRGYRLKELR; the protein is encoded by the coding sequence ATGCGGCTGTTGATCATCGAGGACGAGCCCGACCTGGCGACCGGGCTCAAGGCCGGGCTGACGCACGCGGGCTACGCGGTGGACATCGCACCGACCGGGCGCGCGGGCCTGGAGAAGACCTGCACCCACTCCTACGACCTCGTCGTCCTCGACCTGAACCTGCCGGACGCCGACGGGCTCGACCTGTGCAGGCGGATCCTGGCGGAGCAGGTCGAGCAGCCGCCGCGCATCCTCATGCTCACCGCGCGCGGCGGCCTCGCCGACCGGGTCCGGGGCCTGGACCACGGCGCCGACGACTACCTGGTGAAGCCGTTCGCACTGGCCGAACTCCTTGCCAGGGTTCGGGTTCTGCTGCGGCGGGACGTCTACGCCGGCGGCTGCGTGCAGCGGCTCGGCGACCTGGAGCTGGACACCGCGAGGGGCACGGTGTCGCGCGCGGGAACGCCGCTGTCGCTGACCCGCAAGGAGTTCGGGGTCCTGCGGTACCTGATGACCCGGCCGGGGCACGTCGTCTCCGCCGAGGACCTGCTCGAACACGTCTGGGACGAGCACGCCAACCCCTTCACCGAGACCGTCCGTGTCACCGTGGGCACGTTGCGGCGCAAGGTGACCGTGCCCGACGGGCCACCGCTGATCGAGACGGTCGTCGGTCGCGGCTACAGGTTGAAGGAACTGCGGTGA
- the nadC gene encoding carboxylating nicotinate-nucleotide diphosphorylase, with protein sequence MRALSPETQISLTEAGLDLEDARRVIDTALSEDLRYGADVTTLATVPAGAIAVADINPRVPGVLAGGPLALAVFDAVLGVGGYQVLGVRPDGSRLHAGESALRLRGPVRGLLTAERTALNLLCHLSGVATTTAAWVAEIEGTGCVVRDSRKTLPGLRLSQKYAVRCGGGQNHRLGLGDAVLIKDNHVVAAGSAGAALKAARAYAPELECEVEVGSLAELDEVLAERAELVLLDNFTVEECAEAVRRNRAAGAPARLEASGGLSLEVARAYAETGVDFLAVGGLTHSASALDLGMDME encoded by the coding sequence GTGAGGGCTCTTTCACCGGAAACCCAGATCAGCCTGACCGAGGCCGGGCTGGACCTGGAGGACGCGCGCCGGGTCATCGACACCGCGCTGAGCGAGGACCTGCGCTACGGCGCTGACGTGACGACGCTGGCCACGGTGCCCGCGGGCGCCATCGCGGTCGCCGACATCAACCCACGGGTGCCGGGCGTGCTCGCGGGCGGGCCGCTGGCGCTGGCGGTGTTCGACGCGGTGCTGGGCGTTGGCGGTTACCAGGTGCTCGGCGTGCGCCCGGACGGTTCGCGGCTGCACGCCGGGGAGTCCGCGCTCCGGTTGCGCGGGCCGGTGCGGGGTCTGCTGACCGCCGAGCGGACCGCGCTGAACCTGCTGTGCCACCTGTCCGGGGTCGCGACGACGACCGCGGCGTGGGTGGCGGAGATCGAGGGCACCGGTTGCGTCGTGCGGGACAGCCGCAAGACCCTGCCCGGCCTGCGGTTGTCGCAGAAGTACGCGGTGCGCTGCGGCGGTGGGCAGAACCACCGGCTCGGCCTCGGCGACGCGGTCCTGATCAAGGACAACCACGTGGTCGCCGCCGGATCGGCCGGGGCGGCGCTGAAGGCGGCCCGCGCGTACGCGCCGGAGCTGGAGTGCGAGGTCGAGGTGGGCTCGCTCGCCGAGCTGGACGAGGTGCTGGCCGAGCGCGCCGAGCTGGTCCTGCTGGACAACTTCACCGTCGAGGAGTGCGCCGAGGCGGTTCGCCGCAACCGGGCCGCGGGCGCGCCCGCGCGGCTGGAGGCCTCCGGCGGGCTGAGCCTGGAGGTGGCGCGGGCCTACGCGGAGACCGGCGTGGACTTCCTCGCGGTCGGCGGGCTGACCCACTCGGCGAGCGCACTCGATCTGGGGATGGACATGGAGTAG
- the nadA gene encoding quinolinate synthase NadA, protein MATTEIAPYGGVTPDAAWAQEVRELARKRDAVLLAHNYQLPEIQDIADHTGDSLALSRIAADSDASTIVFCGVHFMAETAKILSPDKTVLIPDARAGCSLADSITADQLRAWKAEHPGAVVVSYVNTTADVKAETDICCTSSNAVDVVRSIPEDREVLFLPDQFLGAHVRRETGRDNIHVWAGECHVHAGINGPELADRAAAFPDADLFIHPECGCATSALYLAGEGTVPAEQVKILSTGDMVKAARSTSATSVLVATEVGMLHQLRKAAPEIDFRAVNERASCPYMKMITPAALLRSLRENADEVHVDAETARRARGAVQRMIEIGTPGGGE, encoded by the coding sequence ATGGCCACAACGGAGATCGCTCCATACGGCGGAGTCACCCCCGACGCCGCCTGGGCGCAAGAAGTGCGGGAACTGGCCAGGAAGCGCGATGCCGTGCTGCTCGCGCACAACTACCAGCTCCCGGAGATCCAGGACATCGCCGACCACACCGGCGACTCCCTCGCCCTGAGCCGGATCGCCGCGGACAGCGACGCGTCGACGATCGTCTTCTGCGGCGTGCACTTCATGGCGGAGACCGCGAAGATCCTCAGCCCGGACAAGACGGTGCTGATCCCGGACGCCCGCGCGGGCTGCTCGCTGGCCGACTCGATCACCGCGGACCAGCTGCGCGCGTGGAAGGCCGAGCACCCCGGCGCCGTCGTCGTCTCCTACGTCAACACCACCGCCGACGTGAAGGCGGAGACCGACATCTGCTGCACCTCCTCGAACGCGGTGGACGTGGTCCGCTCGATCCCGGAGGACCGCGAGGTGCTGTTCCTGCCGGACCAGTTCCTCGGCGCGCACGTGCGCCGCGAGACCGGGCGGGACAACATCCACGTGTGGGCCGGGGAGTGCCACGTGCACGCCGGGATCAACGGTCCCGAGCTGGCCGACCGGGCCGCCGCGTTCCCGGACGCCGACCTGTTCATCCACCCGGAGTGCGGCTGCGCCACCTCGGCGCTCTACCTCGCGGGCGAGGGCACCGTGCCGGCCGAGCAGGTCAAGATCCTCTCCACCGGTGACATGGTGAAGGCGGCCCGCAGCACCTCGGCCACCTCCGTCCTGGTCGCCACCGAGGTCGGCATGCTGCACCAGCTGCGCAAGGCCGCCCCGGAGATCGACTTCCGCGCGGTGAACGAGCGCGCGTCCTGCCCCTACATGAAGATGATCACGCCGGCGGCGCTGCTGCGGAGCCTGCGGGAGAACGCCGACGAGGTGCACGTCGACGCCGAGACCGCCCGCCGGGCGCGCGGCGCCGTGCAGCGCATGATCGAGATCGGCACGCCCGGCGGTGGCGAGTGA
- a CDS encoding GntR family transcriptional regulator: MRSGRDRAYEFLRNTVLSDPAQQGSFISEQDVADRIGVSRTPIREALLMLAAEDLVRLVPKKGAYIAPVSGREIAELMELRGLIERHAAERAIGSAAVGKMRETLARQRLLVADGNEGEFIDLDHEFHSALVAAAGNELMARMYEGLRARQIRCGVAALVRAPGRQEAVLAEHEAIVSALEAGDVEAAATAITHHLEATRHVLLTT, encoded by the coding sequence ATGAGGTCAGGGCGGGACCGGGCGTACGAGTTCCTGCGGAACACCGTGCTCAGCGATCCGGCGCAGCAGGGCAGCTTCATCAGCGAACAGGACGTGGCCGACCGGATCGGCGTCTCCCGCACCCCCATCCGCGAGGCGCTGCTGATGCTGGCCGCCGAGGACCTGGTCCGCCTGGTGCCGAAGAAGGGCGCCTACATCGCTCCGGTGTCGGGGCGGGAGATCGCGGAGCTGATGGAGTTGCGCGGGCTGATCGAACGGCACGCGGCCGAGCGCGCGATCGGCTCCGCCGCGGTGGGGAAGATGCGGGAAACCCTTGCGCGGCAACGGCTCCTCGTGGCCGACGGGAACGAGGGCGAGTTCATCGACCTGGATCACGAGTTCCACTCCGCCCTGGTCGCGGCGGCCGGGAACGAGCTGATGGCCCGGATGTACGAGGGCTTGCGCGCCCGGCAGATCCGCTGCGGGGTCGCCGCGCTGGTGCGCGCGCCCGGCAGGCAGGAGGCGGTGCTCGCCGAGCACGAGGCGATCGTGTCCGCGCTGGAGGCCGGTGACGTCGAGGCCGCCGCCACCGCGATCACCCACCACCTCGAAGCCACCCGCCACGTCCTGCTCACCACCTGA
- a CDS encoding sensor histidine kinase, producing the protein MTRCRWSSTIRFRMTVTYSAWVFTLGVIVLGLLYLSVLASVDETRKPLKVRHMVLGDGSGAIFAKEVEAAVDDWERETTYGAVALLGKYSLVALALLFLLSLAVGWWQSGRALRPIRRITSTTREITATDLSRRIALDGPRDELRELAETIDDMLTRLSTAFEDQRRLLGDASHELRNPLAIIQTSLDAVLSRDDASAEQRQEATAIVGRAVGRMGGLVEDLLATGRRDALAFAEADIELAGIARDAGAEYRLLAEESGVRLVEEHEPGPAVIGDRDALRRAVANVLSNAVRVAPAGSSVRLTSGGAGGWCWIAVRDEGPGIAEEDHSRVFDRFWQAGQRSAATSGHSGLGLAIVRQIVEGHGGRVGLDSVPGAGSTFVLWFPDSRRAPADRESRPTGVPAFH; encoded by the coding sequence GTGACCCGCTGCCGCTGGTCGTCGACGATCCGCTTCCGGATGACGGTCACGTACTCGGCGTGGGTGTTCACCCTGGGCGTCATCGTGCTCGGCCTGCTGTACCTGAGCGTCCTGGCCTCGGTGGACGAGACGAGGAAGCCCCTGAAGGTCAGGCACATGGTGCTCGGCGACGGCAGCGGCGCGATCTTCGCCAAGGAGGTCGAGGCCGCGGTCGACGACTGGGAACGCGAGACCACCTACGGGGCGGTCGCCCTGCTCGGCAAGTACTCGCTGGTCGCGCTGGCCCTGCTGTTCCTGCTGAGCCTCGCGGTGGGCTGGTGGCAGTCCGGCCGCGCGCTGCGCCCGATCCGCCGGATCACCAGCACCACCAGGGAGATCACCGCGACCGACCTGAGCCGCCGGATCGCCCTCGACGGCCCGCGGGACGAGCTGCGCGAGCTGGCCGAGACCATCGACGACATGCTGACCCGGCTCAGCACCGCCTTCGAGGACCAGCGCAGGCTGCTCGGCGACGCCTCGCACGAGCTGCGCAACCCGCTGGCGATCATCCAGACCAGCCTGGACGCCGTGCTCTCCCGCGACGACGCGAGCGCGGAGCAGCGCCAGGAGGCGACCGCGATCGTCGGCAGGGCGGTGGGCAGGATGGGCGGACTGGTCGAGGACCTGCTCGCCACCGGCCGCCGGGACGCGCTCGCCTTCGCCGAGGCCGACATCGAGCTGGCGGGGATCGCCCGGGACGCCGGGGCCGAGTACCGCCTGCTCGCCGAGGAGTCCGGGGTGCGGCTGGTCGAGGAGCACGAGCCGGGTCCGGCCGTGATCGGTGACCGCGACGCGCTGCGCCGGGCGGTGGCGAACGTGCTCAGCAACGCCGTGCGGGTGGCTCCCGCGGGCAGCTCGGTCCGGCTCACCTCGGGCGGTGCGGGCGGCTGGTGCTGGATCGCGGTCCGCGACGAGGGCCCCGGGATCGCCGAGGAGGACCACAGCCGCGTCTTCGACCGGTTCTGGCAGGCCGGGCAGCGGTCGGCGGCGACGAGCGGGCACAGCGGGCTCGGGCTGGCGATCGTCCGGCAGATCGTCGAGGGCCACGGCGGCCGGGTCGGCCTGGACAGCGTCCCCGGGGCCGGGAGCACGTTCGTGCTCTGGTTCCCCGACAGCCGCCGGGCCCCGGCGGACCGGGAATCGCGGCCGACCGGAGTTCCCGCATTCCACTGA
- a CDS encoding DUF2567 domain-containing protein: MSEQQGGRAVPVRIPAATDSDFYEPPFALPEPPRPRVVVKADLLPSLSAFSFISLLGVPVAFAWSLLAPGERKVVNSKGELVSLPWESYHRYDALAVFLMITLGVGLLTGFGMWLLRRRRGPVMMIATGLGSAAAAALAIQLSGLFTGWWYPVPASLQIGDVLLQAPALTLWWAVLAQPTAAVLAYGVAAAWNGADDLGRRLA, from the coding sequence GTGAGCGAGCAGCAGGGCGGGCGTGCGGTGCCGGTGCGGATACCGGCGGCCACCGACTCCGACTTCTACGAACCGCCCTTCGCCCTGCCCGAGCCGCCGCGGCCCCGGGTGGTGGTCAAGGCGGACCTGCTGCCCTCGCTGAGCGCGTTCTCGTTCATCTCGCTGCTCGGCGTCCCGGTGGCCTTCGCCTGGTCGCTGCTCGCGCCCGGCGAGCGCAAGGTGGTCAACTCCAAGGGCGAGCTGGTCAGCCTGCCCTGGGAGAGCTACCACCGCTACGACGCGCTCGCCGTGTTCCTGATGATCACCCTGGGCGTCGGGCTGCTCACCGGCTTCGGCATGTGGCTGCTGCGCCGTCGGCGGGGGCCGGTGATGATGATCGCCACCGGCCTCGGCTCCGCGGCCGCCGCGGCGCTGGCGATCCAGCTCAGCGGCCTGTTCACCGGGTGGTGGTACCCCGTGCCCGCGTCGCTGCAGATCGGTGACGTGCTGCTGCAGGCGCCGGCGCTGACCCTGTGGTGGGCCGTGCTGGCGCAGCCGACCGCGGCGGTGCTGGCCTACGGGGTCGCCGCGGCGTGGAACGGTGCTGACGACCTCGGACGGCGACTGGCCTAG
- a CDS encoding type III polyketide synthase translates to MAVLCRPAVAVPEYVITREDTLAIARQLHADHPHLPLVLRLIGNTGVRKRHLVQPIARTLEHPGFEVRNLLYVEQAKKRIPPVVGRALDNSGLDVGDIDLIIYVSCTGFTMPSMTAWLINSMGFRPDTRQLPIAQLGCAAGGAAINRAQDFCTAYPEANALIVACEFCSLCYQPTDDSIGMLLSNGLFGDAVAAAVVRGTGGTGVRLERNASHLIAGTEEWISYAVKATGFHFQLDKRVPGTMRPIAPALRNLAASHHWDASALDFYIVHAGGPRILDDLSAFLSVPTEMFRHSRATLTEYGNIASAVVLDAVNRLFAEGDLADNARGLIAGFGPGITAEMAVGTWRSGAVDTPSATALKPALSTA, encoded by the coding sequence ATGGCGGTCCTATGCCGACCTGCGGTTGCGGTTCCGGAATACGTCATTACCAGGGAGGACACGCTCGCGATAGCGCGGCAGCTGCACGCGGACCACCCACACCTGCCTCTGGTTCTGCGGCTGATCGGCAATACCGGGGTGCGCAAACGCCACCTCGTTCAGCCGATCGCGCGGACCCTGGAGCATCCCGGGTTCGAGGTCAGGAACCTCCTTTACGTCGAACAGGCTAAGAAACGCATTCCTCCGGTGGTCGGACGGGCGCTGGACAATTCCGGGCTCGACGTGGGGGACATCGACCTCATCATCTACGTCTCCTGCACCGGGTTCACCATGCCGTCGATGACGGCATGGCTCATCAACTCGATGGGCTTCCGCCCGGACACCCGGCAGCTGCCGATCGCCCAGCTCGGCTGCGCGGCGGGCGGGGCCGCGATCAACCGGGCCCAGGACTTCTGCACGGCCTACCCCGAGGCGAACGCGCTCATCGTGGCCTGCGAGTTCTGCTCGTTGTGCTACCAGCCCACCGACGACAGCATCGGGATGCTGCTGTCCAACGGGCTGTTCGGCGACGCCGTCGCGGCGGCCGTCGTCCGGGGGACCGGCGGCACCGGTGTCCGGCTGGAGCGCAACGCCTCGCACCTCATCGCGGGCACCGAGGAGTGGATCTCCTACGCGGTCAAGGCCACCGGGTTCCACTTCCAGCTGGACAAGCGGGTGCCGGGCACGATGCGACCCATCGCGCCCGCCCTGCGCAACCTGGCGGCCAGCCACCACTGGGACGCCTCCGCGCTGGACTTCTACATCGTGCACGCCGGGGGGCCGAGGATCCTGGACGACCTGTCCGCCTTCCTCTCCGTTCCGACCGAGATGTTCCGGCACAGCAGGGCGACCCTCACCGAGTACGGCAACATCGCCAGCGCCGTGGTCCTGGACGCGGTGAACCGGCTGTTCGCCGAGGGCGACCTCGCCGACAACGCACGGGGGTTGATCGCGGGCTTCGGTCCGGGGATCACCGCCGAGATGGCAGTCGGCACGTGGCGCTCCGGTGCCGTCGACACCCCATCGGCGACGGCGCTGAAACCGGCCCTGAGCACGGCGTGA
- a CDS encoding LON peptidase substrate-binding domain-containing protein: MTETLPLFPLGAVLLPGASMPLHVFEPRYRQLVIDLVKGLRPERTFGVVAVRQGWDMRTDDMAAVHRVGCSALLREARQLPEGRYDIVVRGRRRFRLVDVDHHAAPYLVAEVEWLPDSPVTDADLVAKLADLARAAHRAYCTTAWREEDWREPCTSEDMTTLAHVLAEDCLLSLDDRQRMLEEGDPVRRLRMVRGLLKREAEILRSLRAVPAPLSEFAADFAKN, encoded by the coding sequence GTGACGGAGACGCTTCCCCTCTTCCCCCTTGGCGCCGTCCTGCTGCCGGGAGCGTCCATGCCCCTGCACGTCTTCGAGCCGCGCTACCGCCAACTGGTGATCGACCTGGTGAAGGGCCTGCGTCCCGAGCGCACCTTCGGCGTGGTCGCCGTGCGCCAGGGGTGGGACATGCGCACCGACGACATGGCCGCCGTGCACCGGGTCGGCTGCTCCGCGCTGCTGCGCGAGGCCCGCCAGCTCCCCGAGGGCCGCTACGACATCGTCGTGCGCGGGCGGCGGCGCTTCCGGCTCGTCGACGTCGACCACCACGCCGCGCCGTACCTGGTCGCCGAGGTGGAGTGGCTGCCCGACTCCCCCGTCACCGACGCCGACCTCGTCGCCAAGCTCGCCGACCTGGCGCGGGCGGCGCACCGCGCGTACTGCACGACCGCGTGGCGCGAGGAGGACTGGCGGGAGCCCTGCACCTCGGAGGACATGACGACGCTGGCCCACGTGCTCGCCGAGGACTGCCTGCTGTCGCTGGACGACCGGCAGCGGATGCTGGAGGAGGGCGACCCCGTGCGCAGGCTCCGCATGGTCCGCGGCCTGCTCAAGCGCGAGGCGGAGATCCTCCGTTCCCTCCGCGCCGTCCCCGCCCCGCTGTCGGAGTTCGCCGCCGACTTCGCCAAGAACTGA
- the bsaP gene encoding biotin synthase auxiliary protein BsaP, whose product MTAPGVYCETCGKPLADNEHAVCRARQEINPPRYCRECRRRMVVQITPTGWSARCSVHGDIEG is encoded by the coding sequence GTGACGGCTCCCGGCGTGTACTGCGAGACTTGCGGGAAACCGCTGGCGGACAATGAGCACGCGGTGTGCCGGGCGCGGCAGGAGATCAACCCGCCCCGGTACTGCCGCGAGTGCAGGCGGCGGATGGTCGTCCAGATCACCCCGACCGGCTGGTCCGCGCGGTGCAGCGTGCACGGAGACATTGAGGGGTAG
- a CDS encoding L-aspartate oxidase, whose translation MTAPLREVGAATWEARADLVVVGTGVAGLTAALTAHELGLRVLVITKASAEDGNTRWAQGGVAVVLPGQHDAGDSVDRHIADTLTAGAGLCDEAATAGIIRDGPAAVRRLMRLGAAFDLAEGGRFARTREGGHSAFRVVHAGGDATGAEVERALLASVRDGRIPMLHNHIAVQALHTPAGQVAGLQVLDGDGVPGVLRAPAILLATGGLGQLFQATSNPEVATADGLALALRAGAAVADVEFVQFHPTVLYTGAGARGRCPLVTEAVRGEGAVLVDAFGERVMTGVHPLGDLAPRDVVAAAISRRMVETGTDHVYLDATHLGGEAFRRRFPTVHAACEAVGVDPGTDGIPVAPAAHFACGGVMSTVDGRTSLTGLYAAGEVARTGLHGANRLASNSLLEGLVVGARAARAVAFDLGAGLLGDPRAVEVTDLPAALVADRQPLQDAMSRHAGIGRDSAGIAAALSALESSVHRPLRTHRAVEDAALALAARALLTAADARTESRGCHVRLDHPGRDDARLLRSLPLRLDVSGQPVLLGAMALSSHENRGGAA comes from the coding sequence GTGACGGCGCCGCTGCGCGAGGTCGGCGCGGCCACCTGGGAGGCGCGCGCCGACCTGGTCGTGGTCGGCACCGGTGTCGCCGGCCTGACCGCCGCGCTCACCGCGCACGAACTGGGCCTGCGCGTCCTGGTGATCACCAAGGCGTCGGCCGAGGACGGCAACACCCGTTGGGCACAAGGCGGTGTCGCCGTTGTCTTGCCAGGCCAGCACGACGCGGGCGACTCGGTGGACCGGCACATCGCGGACACGCTCACGGCGGGAGCCGGGCTCTGCGACGAGGCCGCGACAGCCGGGATCATCCGGGACGGCCCGGCCGCGGTGCGCAGGCTGATGCGGCTCGGCGCGGCCTTCGACCTCGCCGAGGGCGGCAGGTTCGCCCGCACCCGCGAAGGCGGCCACAGCGCGTTCCGGGTGGTGCACGCGGGTGGCGACGCGACCGGGGCCGAGGTGGAGCGCGCGCTGCTGGCCTCGGTGCGCGACGGCCGGATTCCCATGCTGCACAACCACATCGCCGTTCAGGCGCTGCACACCCCGGCCGGTCAGGTCGCGGGACTGCAGGTGCTCGACGGCGACGGCGTGCCGGGAGTGCTCCGCGCACCGGCGATCCTGCTCGCGACCGGCGGACTCGGCCAGCTGTTCCAGGCGACGTCCAACCCCGAGGTCGCGACGGCGGACGGTCTCGCGCTCGCGCTACGGGCCGGGGCAGCCGTCGCGGACGTGGAGTTCGTGCAGTTCCACCCCACGGTGCTGTACACCGGAGCCGGTGCGCGCGGCCGGTGCCCGTTGGTGACCGAGGCGGTTCGCGGCGAGGGCGCGGTGCTGGTCGACGCGTTCGGCGAGCGCGTGATGACCGGCGTGCACCCGCTCGGCGACCTGGCTCCACGTGACGTGGTCGCCGCCGCGATCAGCAGGCGCATGGTGGAAACCGGCACCGACCACGTGTACCTGGACGCCACGCACCTCGGCGGCGAAGCCTTCCGGCGGCGGTTCCCCACCGTCCACGCGGCCTGTGAAGCGGTCGGTGTCGATCCCGGAACGGACGGGATTCCCGTTGCCCCGGCAGCACATTTCGCGTGCGGCGGTGTCATGTCCACTGTGGATGGACGCACGTCGTTGACCGGCTTGTACGCGGCGGGCGAGGTGGCGCGCACCGGGCTGCACGGGGCGAACCGCCTGGCGTCCAACAGCCTCCTCGAAGGGCTCGTCGTCGGAGCGCGTGCGGCGCGCGCGGTCGCCTTCGATCTCGGCGCCGGTCTGCTCGGCGATCCGCGCGCCGTGGAGGTCACCGACCTGCCCGCGGCACTCGTCGCCGACCGTCAGCCGTTGCAGGACGCGATGAGCCGGCACGCCGGGATCGGCAGGGACTCGGCCGGGATCGCGGCGGCGCTCAGCGCGCTGGAGTCCTCCGTGCACCGTCCACTGAGGACACATCGGGCCGTTGAGGACGCCGCGCTCGCGCTGGCCGCGCGCGCCCTGCTGACGGCGGCCGACGCGCGCACCGAGTCGCGGGGCTGCCACGTGCGGCTGGACCACCCGGGGCGCGACGACGCGCGGTTGCTGCGGAGCCTGCCGCTTCGCTTGGACGTGTCCGGGCAGCCCGTGCTGCTGGGCGCGATGGCACTCAGCAGTCACGAGAACAGGGGAGGTGCGGCGTGA
- a CDS encoding NUDIX hydrolase has product MAVHEVLAAVLQVRSGSLQVLLWQRALDPDKGRWSLPGGRLGAREDVETSIRRQLAEKVDVRQLTHVEQLAVFSAPDRVPGERVVATAFLGLVPCDVDPVLPEDTAWHPVAALPESAFDHDAIVQKARDRLRAKLSYTNLGFALAGREFTVSTLRELYSAALGYRVSATNLQRVLSRRGLLEPTGSTAPPGPSGGRPAALFRFVTRGLQVTDPFAVFRPPSADRPARSARWP; this is encoded by the coding sequence ATGGCGGTACATGAGGTGCTCGCAGCTGTGCTGCAGGTGAGATCCGGTTCACTCCAGGTGCTGCTGTGGCAGCGGGCCCTGGACCCCGACAAGGGGCGCTGGTCGCTGCCCGGTGGCAGGCTCGGCGCCCGCGAGGACGTGGAGACCTCGATCCGCCGCCAGCTGGCCGAGAAGGTCGACGTCCGCCAGCTCACCCACGTCGAGCAGCTGGCCGTCTTCAGCGCCCCCGACCGCGTGCCCGGCGAACGCGTGGTGGCGACAGCCTTCCTCGGGCTGGTCCCCTGCGACGTCGACCCCGTGCTGCCCGAGGACACCGCGTGGCACCCCGTCGCCGCGCTGCCGGAGTCGGCCTTCGACCACGACGCCATCGTGCAGAAGGCGCGGGATCGCTTGCGCGCCAAGCTCTCCTACACCAACCTCGGCTTCGCCCTCGCCGGGCGGGAGTTCACCGTCTCCACCCTGCGCGAGCTGTACTCGGCGGCGCTGGGCTACCGGGTCTCGGCCACCAACCTGCAACGCGTGCTCTCCCGCAGGGGCCTGCTCGAACCCACCGGCAGCACCGCCCCGCCCGGCCCCTCCGGCGGCCGACCGGCGGCGCTGTTCCGCTTCGTCACCCGGGGCCTGCAGGTCACCGACCCCTTCGCGGTGTTCCGCCCGCCGTCGGCCGACCGCCCGGCGCGCTCGGCACGTTGGCCTTAG
- a CDS encoding carbon-nitrogen hydrolase family protein, translating into MEESVRIALCQIVSGPDPAANLELVREQVRRAEGADLVVFPEATMACFGGPKLAEVAEPLDGPWASAVRDIALEAGVTVLAGMFTPEPDGRVRNTLLITGPGGHHGYDKIHLFDAFGFQESATVAPGTEAVTFDVGGTTVGAAVCYDVRFPELFRALADRGAEVIVVTASWGAGPGKREQWELLVRARALDTTSWVVAVGQADPASIGIAQQGTAPTGIGYSLVADPFGRVHATLADEPETRVVLIVPEAVAPARAAIPVLVNRRL; encoded by the coding sequence ATGGAGGAGTCAGTGCGCATCGCCCTGTGCCAGATCGTTTCCGGCCCCGATCCGGCCGCCAACCTGGAGCTCGTGCGCGAGCAGGTGCGCCGGGCCGAGGGCGCCGACCTGGTCGTCTTCCCCGAAGCGACCATGGCCTGCTTCGGCGGCCCCAAGCTCGCCGAGGTCGCCGAACCGCTGGACGGGCCGTGGGCGAGCGCCGTCCGGGACATCGCGCTGGAGGCCGGGGTCACGGTGCTCGCGGGGATGTTCACGCCGGAGCCGGACGGGCGCGTGCGCAACACGCTGCTGATCACCGGGCCGGGCGGGCACCACGGCTACGACAAGATCCACCTCTTCGACGCCTTCGGTTTCCAGGAGTCCGCGACCGTCGCGCCGGGCACCGAGGCGGTCACCTTCGACGTCGGCGGCACCACCGTGGGCGCCGCGGTCTGCTACGACGTGCGGTTCCCCGAGCTGTTCCGAGCGCTGGCCGACCGCGGTGCCGAGGTGATCGTGGTGACCGCGTCCTGGGGAGCCGGGCCGGGCAAGCGCGAGCAGTGGGAGCTGCTGGTCCGGGCCCGCGCGCTGGACACGACGTCCTGGGTGGTCGCGGTCGGCCAGGCGGACCCGGCCAGCATCGGCATCGCCCAGCAGGGCACCGCGCCGACGGGGATCGGCTACAGCCTCGTCGCCGATCCGTTCGGCCGCGTGCACGCGACCCTTGCCGACGAGCCTGAAACGCGAGTGGTGCTCATCGTCCCCGAAGCGGTCGCCCCGGCCCGCGCGGCCATTCCGGTGCTGGTCAACCGCAGGCTCTGA